A single region of the Micropterus dolomieu isolate WLL.071019.BEF.003 ecotype Adirondacks linkage group LG18, ASM2129224v1, whole genome shotgun sequence genome encodes:
- the ttll3 gene encoding tubulin monoglycylase TTLL3 isoform X1 — protein sequence MQQMPVLQSAVAPVEGRLRRIVPSLPAIKPDRLKTAKMMVEKAVKLRKVFSVQGPYPVIRAALWARGWMERRLPYPAQRAPHCHGDEEEGGDDGDGGADFTDRVDDGEKEENVDDMYALMSRLARNETTYFYWTTRRDYIDCRSLRHDQMTNHYANSGTFTTKVGLCVNLRNLQWFDAADPDTFFPRCYRLGAEDEKHGFIEDFRRTACTSLLQHVVETSRWRRKGAEGEQQNTTNGVSDELDISERRFVGPGMIDLALNVCQEFLSVLEHGDIDVTVETSPSVEERQWAEFLQDYYMVVHEGALIRGSRVFVERCQAMLIRLQEVCPQLDTDGLKNIWIIKPGAKSRGRGIMCLNRLDEILALVDSDRALTKESKWVVQKYLERPLLVHGTKFDLRQWFLVTDWNPLTVWFYRECYLRFSTQPYSTKTLDSSVHLCNNSIQRHFQPSCDRHPGVPEDNMWSCSQFRAFLQRQGHGAEWESVVVPGMQQAVVRALQTAQDLVEPRKASFELYGADFMLGRDLRPWLLEINASPTMACSTAVTARLCPAVQLDTLRVVLDRRTDPSAYTGGFQLIYKQAAVEVPQYVGVNLLVEGAPIRRSRPPLHRQTVISNPTPTTQFPSPEDVQTTHKPSCEKISAVSAFRRSGKENRAVGEKSRQLTSTSPKREREGRTEVLNTSCVGRSCSSEQPLVVHTEPQRKARRLGLSLGANGATLVPWSLSFSVSPPHSMSDCKSLPNPGHGSHNSRSFLPQTAFEPQHRTSTRVVPSLQGPLPTLEVFSLRPNIVAGTTACCNPNLSSHLSVHRHQLFLRSEKKSMAKNEREWTGEHKH from the exons atgcaGCAAATGCCAG TGTTACAGTCCGCAGTGGCTCCAGTGGAGGGGAGGTTACGTCGCATTGTGCCAAGCCTGCCAGCGATCAAGCCAGACAGGCTCAAAACAGCTAAAATGATGGTGGAGAAAGCAGTGAAG TTGAggaaagtgttttcagtgcaggGACCCTATCCTGTGATCCGCGCTGCCTTATGGGCCAGAGGGTGGATGGAACGCCGTTTGCCCTATCCTGCCCAGAGAGCACCTCATTGCCACGGAGATGAGGAGgaaggtggtgatgatggtgatggcgGTGCTGATTTTACTG ACAGAGTGGATGACGGCGAGAAAGAGGAGAACGTTGATGACATGTATGCCCTCATG TCTCGTCTGGCTCGAAATGAAACTACATATTTCTACTGGACAACACGCCGGGATTACATAGACTGCCGCTCCTTACGGCATGACCAAATGACCAATCACTATGCAAATTCGGGAACGTTTACTACCAAG GTGGGGCTCTGTGTGAACCTGCGTAACCTTCAGTGGTTTGATGCAGCAGATCCTGACACCTTCTTCCCTAGATGCTACAGGCTTGGAGCAGAGGATGAAAAGCATGGATTCATAG AGGATTTCAGGAGGACAGCATGCACCAGCCTGCTGCAGCATGTGGTTGAGACAAGTAGATGGAGGAGAAAAGGGGCAGAGGGCGAACAACAAAATACCACAAATGGTGTCTCTGATG AGCTGGATATCTCGGAGCGTCGATTTGTTGGTCCAGGAATGATCGATCTGGCTTTAAATGTGTGTCAAGAGTTTCTCAGTGTTTTAGAGCACGGTGACATTGATGTGACTGTAGAAACATCCCCCTCCGTGGAGGAACGGCAGTGGGCAGAGTTTCTGCAAGACTACTACATGGTTGTGCA tgAAGGTGCCTTGATTAGGGGTAGCAGAGTGTTTGTGGAGCGCTGCCAGGCCATGTTAATCAGACTGCAGGAGGTATGCCCTCAGCTGGATACAGATGGACTAAAAAACATCTGGATCATCAAACCAGGTGCCAAGTCAAGAGGACGag GTATTATGTGTCTGAATCGCCTGGATGAGATTTTGGCACTCGTGGACAGCGACAGAGCCCTGACTAAAGAGAGTAAGTGGGTGGTTCAGAAATACCTGGAACGTCCTCTGTTGGTCCATGGCACCAAGTTTGACCTCCGCCAGTGGTTCCTCGTCACCGACTGGAACCCTCTGACTGTCTGGTTCTACAGAGAGTGCTACCTGCGGTTCTCCACTCAGCCCTACTCAACGAAAACTCTGGACAG CTCAGTCCACCTGTGCAACAACTCCATCCAGAGGCACTTCCAGCCATCCTGTGACCGCCACCCAGGAGTGCCTGAGGACAATATGTGGTCCTGCTCTCAGTTTAGGGCCTTTCTGCAGCGCCAGGGCCATGGGGCCGAGTGGGAGTCAGTGGTGGTCCCAGGCATGCAGCAAGCGGTGGTCCGTGCCCTGCAGACAGCCCAGGACCTGGTCGAGCCCCGCAAGGCAAGCTTTGAGCTCTATGGAGCCGACTTTATGCTGGGCAGAGATCTGAGGCCCTGGCTTCTGGAGATCAATGCCAGTCCCACTATGGCCTGTTCCACTGCTGTGACCGCTCGCCTCTGCCCTGCTGTGCAGCTGGACACACTGAGGGTTGTGCTTGACCGACGAACCGATCCTAGTGCTTACACAGGAGGCTTCCAGCTAATCTACAAACAG GCTGCTGTTGAAGTTCCTCAGTATGTGGGAGTGAACCTGCTGGTAGAAGGAGCCCCCATAAGGCGATCCAGACCTCCACTCCATAGACAAACTGTTATTTCTAACCCAACTCCCACCACCCAGTTCCCATCACCAGAAGATGTTCAAACAACACATAAACCATCATGTGAGAAGATCTCCGCAGTCTCTGCTTTTCGCCGTTCAGGCAAGGAGAACCGAGCTGTTGGAGAGAAAAGTAGGCAGCTGACATCAACATCTCCTAAAAGGGAACGTGAGGGGAGAACAGAAGTTCTGAATACCTCCTGTGTTGGCAGGTCCTGTTCATCTGAACAGCCTTTGGTGGTACACACTGAACCTCAGAGGAAAGCGCGACGTTTGGGTTTGAGCCTTGGTGCCAATGGGGCAACTCTGGTCCCATGGAGCCTTTCCTTTTCCGTCAGTCCACCTCACAGCATGTCAGATTGCAAATCTCTGCCCAACCCAGGCCATGGCTCACACAACTCCAGATCCTTCCTTCCTCAGACAGCTTTTGAGCCCCAACACAGGACTTCTACCCGGGTTGTTCCTTCGCTCCAGGGGCCCCTTCCTACCCTGGAGGTCTTTAGCTTGCGACCAAACATTGTGGCTGGAACCACTGCATGTTGTAATCCAAATTTGTCCTCTCATCTCAGCGTTCACAGGCATCAGTTGTTCCTCCGCTCTGAAAAGAAAAGTATGGCCAAAAATGAAAGAGAGTGGACAGGGGAACATAAACACTAG
- the ttll3 gene encoding tubulin monoglycylase TTLL3 isoform X2, producing MQQMPVLQSAVAPVEGRLRRIVPSLPAIKPDRLKTAKMMVEKAVKLRKVFSVQGPYPVIRAALWARGWMERRLPYPAQRAPHCHGDEEEGGDDGDGGADFTDRVDDGEKEENVDDMYALMSRLARNETTYFYWTTRRDYIDCRSLRHDQMTNHYANSGTFTTKVGLCVNLRNLQWFDAADPDTFFPRCYRLGAEDEKHGFIEDFRRTACTSLLQHVVETSRWRRKGAEGEQQNTTNGVSDELDISERRFVGPGMIDLALNVCQEFLSVLEHGDIDVTVETSPSVEERQWAEFLQDYYMVVHEGALIRGSRVFVERCQAMLIRLQEVCPQLDTDGLKNIWIIKPGAKSRGRGIMCLNRLDEILALVDSDRALTKESKWVVQKYLERPLLVHGTKFDLRQWFLVTDWNPLTVWFYRECYLRFSTQPYSTKTLDSSVHLCNNSIQRHFQPSCDRHPGVPEDNMWSCSQFRAFLQRQGHGAEWESVVVPGMQQAVVRALQTAQDLVEPRKASFELYGADFMLGRDLRPWLLEINASPTMACSTAVTARLCPAVQLDTLRVVLDRRTDPSAYTGGFQLIYKQAAVEVPQYVGVNLLVEGAPIRRSRPPLHRQTVISNPTPTTQFPSPEDVQTTHKPSCEKISAVSAFRRSGKENRAVGEKSPVHLNSLWWYTLNLRGKRDVWV from the exons atgcaGCAAATGCCAG TGTTACAGTCCGCAGTGGCTCCAGTGGAGGGGAGGTTACGTCGCATTGTGCCAAGCCTGCCAGCGATCAAGCCAGACAGGCTCAAAACAGCTAAAATGATGGTGGAGAAAGCAGTGAAG TTGAggaaagtgttttcagtgcaggGACCCTATCCTGTGATCCGCGCTGCCTTATGGGCCAGAGGGTGGATGGAACGCCGTTTGCCCTATCCTGCCCAGAGAGCACCTCATTGCCACGGAGATGAGGAGgaaggtggtgatgatggtgatggcgGTGCTGATTTTACTG ACAGAGTGGATGACGGCGAGAAAGAGGAGAACGTTGATGACATGTATGCCCTCATG TCTCGTCTGGCTCGAAATGAAACTACATATTTCTACTGGACAACACGCCGGGATTACATAGACTGCCGCTCCTTACGGCATGACCAAATGACCAATCACTATGCAAATTCGGGAACGTTTACTACCAAG GTGGGGCTCTGTGTGAACCTGCGTAACCTTCAGTGGTTTGATGCAGCAGATCCTGACACCTTCTTCCCTAGATGCTACAGGCTTGGAGCAGAGGATGAAAAGCATGGATTCATAG AGGATTTCAGGAGGACAGCATGCACCAGCCTGCTGCAGCATGTGGTTGAGACAAGTAGATGGAGGAGAAAAGGGGCAGAGGGCGAACAACAAAATACCACAAATGGTGTCTCTGATG AGCTGGATATCTCGGAGCGTCGATTTGTTGGTCCAGGAATGATCGATCTGGCTTTAAATGTGTGTCAAGAGTTTCTCAGTGTTTTAGAGCACGGTGACATTGATGTGACTGTAGAAACATCCCCCTCCGTGGAGGAACGGCAGTGGGCAGAGTTTCTGCAAGACTACTACATGGTTGTGCA tgAAGGTGCCTTGATTAGGGGTAGCAGAGTGTTTGTGGAGCGCTGCCAGGCCATGTTAATCAGACTGCAGGAGGTATGCCCTCAGCTGGATACAGATGGACTAAAAAACATCTGGATCATCAAACCAGGTGCCAAGTCAAGAGGACGag GTATTATGTGTCTGAATCGCCTGGATGAGATTTTGGCACTCGTGGACAGCGACAGAGCCCTGACTAAAGAGAGTAAGTGGGTGGTTCAGAAATACCTGGAACGTCCTCTGTTGGTCCATGGCACCAAGTTTGACCTCCGCCAGTGGTTCCTCGTCACCGACTGGAACCCTCTGACTGTCTGGTTCTACAGAGAGTGCTACCTGCGGTTCTCCACTCAGCCCTACTCAACGAAAACTCTGGACAG CTCAGTCCACCTGTGCAACAACTCCATCCAGAGGCACTTCCAGCCATCCTGTGACCGCCACCCAGGAGTGCCTGAGGACAATATGTGGTCCTGCTCTCAGTTTAGGGCCTTTCTGCAGCGCCAGGGCCATGGGGCCGAGTGGGAGTCAGTGGTGGTCCCAGGCATGCAGCAAGCGGTGGTCCGTGCCCTGCAGACAGCCCAGGACCTGGTCGAGCCCCGCAAGGCAAGCTTTGAGCTCTATGGAGCCGACTTTATGCTGGGCAGAGATCTGAGGCCCTGGCTTCTGGAGATCAATGCCAGTCCCACTATGGCCTGTTCCACTGCTGTGACCGCTCGCCTCTGCCCTGCTGTGCAGCTGGACACACTGAGGGTTGTGCTTGACCGACGAACCGATCCTAGTGCTTACACAGGAGGCTTCCAGCTAATCTACAAACAG GCTGCTGTTGAAGTTCCTCAGTATGTGGGAGTGAACCTGCTGGTAGAAGGAGCCCCCATAAGGCGATCCAGACCTCCACTCCATAGACAAACTGTTATTTCTAACCCAACTCCCACCACCCAGTTCCCATCACCAGAAGATGTTCAAACAACACATAAACCATCATGTGAGAAGATCTCCGCAGTCTCTGCTTTTCGCCGTTCAGGCAAGGAGAACCGAGCTGTTGGAGAGAAAA GTCCTGTTCATCTGAACAGCCTTTGGTGGTACACACTGAACCTCAGAGGAAAGCGCGACGTTTGGGTTTGA